Proteins encoded together in one Camelina sativa cultivar DH55 chromosome 9, Cs, whole genome shotgun sequence window:
- the LOC104712632 gene encoding NAD(P)H-quinone oxidoreductase subunit L, chloroplastic, translating into MSRCGSLGLCAPNALSSLSLKPRSVKSTLCISSHSKANDALHHNVAKMRAKAGDFFGAKKTILAAQLGTVLATIDHPALAITGVNNQQELSSVVLDIAIISVWYFLVMPPIIMNWLRVRWYRRKFFEMYLQFMFVFLFFPGLLIWAPFLNFRKFPRDPSMKNPWDVPTDPSSIKNGYLKYPFAKPEDYDLDS; encoded by the exons ATGAGCCGTTGCGGCTCTCTTGGGCTCTGTGCCCCGAATGCTTTGTCATCTCTCTCCTTGAAGCCTCGCAGTGTGAAATCTACTCTCTGTATTTCATCTCACTCCAAAGCCAACGATGCTCTTCATCAT AATGTTGCCAAGATGAGAGCAAAGGCTGGTGATTTCTTTGGAGCAAAGAAGACAATCTTGGCAGCTCAACTCGGGACAGTTCTTGCCACG ATTGATCATCCGGCGTTGGCAATAACAGGAGTCAACAACCAGCAGGAGTTAAGCAGTGTCGTGCTCGATATCGCAATCATATCAGTATGGTACTTCCTTGTAATGCCA CCAATCATCATGAACTGGCTGAGAGTAAGATGGTACAGAAGAAAGTTTTTCGAAATGTATTTACAGTTCATGttcgtcttcttgttcttccccgG GCTACTGATATGGGCACCATTTCTCAACTTCAGAAAGTTCCCAAGAGATCCATCTATGAAGAATCCTTGGGACGTACCAACAGACCCTTCTTCTATCAAGAACGGTTACCTCAAATACCCATTTGCAAAGCCAGAAGATTatgatcttgattcttga